The window CGCGTCCACCCGGTCGTCCGGGACGCCGGACAGCGCGACGTTCTCGCGTACCGAGCCGGCGAACAGGTGCGCCTCGTGCGGTACAACGAGGGCGTCGGGGTGCCCGGCGCGGATCAGGTCGAGCACCGTGCGGGCGGCGCGGGCCTCGGCGGCGATCGCGACAAGCTCCCCGTCGCGCACCTCCCCGGCGAGCGGGACGACGACGGCGCCCGGGCGCCCGCCGTCGTCCGACCCCTGAACCGCCGCCGACGACGCGGCGTCGTCGCTCTCGCGCAGCAGGTCCAGCAGGCGCGCGGCCGAGGCGTTGGCCGACGCCCACAGCGTGCCGGCGTTGCGCGCGAGCCCCTGCAGCGGTTCGAGCAGGAACTGGGTCAGCCCGACGATCGTGACGAGCTCGACGATCCCGAAGGCGCCCCGCAGGGCGAGGATCCCGGCGGCCACCGTGATCGCGGTGACGAACAGCCCGGTGGCCAGGTCCATCGTGCCGACGAACAGGCCCGCCGCGCGCCGCGCCCGCAGCGTGCTGGCGAGCGCGCTGCGGCTGGCGCTCCGGTAGCGGCGCGCCGCCTCGTCCTCCGCGTGGAAACCCTTGAGCACCCGGTAGCCGGACATGAGGTCGGCGGCCTCGCCGGCGGCGGTGGCGGCGGCGCCCTGCTCGTCGCCGCTGCGGCGGCGCAGCGAGCCGCCCGTGCGGTCGGTGAGCCACAGGACGACCGGCGCGCCGAGGAGCACGGCGAGACCGAGCGGCCACGAGATGACGAGCAGCACAGTCCCGCCGAACACGACCGCGGCGAGCTGCCCGACCGGGTACACGCCGATGATGACGGCGGACGCCAGGCGGTTCACGTCCGAGGTGGCCAGGGAGAGCGCGACGCCGGGCGCGGCCGACACACCGCGAGCGCCCTGGCGGGTCAGCAGGTGGGTGCTCACCATCGAGCGCAGCTCGTGCTGCACGGCGAGCGCCCCGAGCGTCCCGAGCCGGGAGCCGAACCGCCAGGAGAACGAGAGCATCGCGAAGTCCGCCGCGAGGAGCCCCACCCACAGCAGCAGCTGCGCGACGTCACCGGTGCTGACGGCGCGTTCGATGGCGATGCCCATGAGCACCGGCACGAGCGCCTCGCCGAGCTGGTGCGTGATGCTCAGCAGGGCGCTGGGCGCGGTGTACCGGAGCGCGCCGGCCATGACCCGCAGGGTGAACCGCACGGGCGTGGTGCGCTCGTCGAACCGGATCTTGCGGGTGCGGACGGGCTCGGCCGGTGCCTGGAGCCAGACGGGGAGGCTGCGTCGGCTCACCGGGCGGGGCTGCTCTGCTGGCCGTCCTGCGGGTGCGCCGGGCGCGGACCGCGTTCCCGCGCCCGGCCGATGGGCGTGATCGACGGCGTGCCGGTGACCGGGTCGGGCACCACCACGCACGGCAGCTCGAACACCTCCTCGACAAGCTCGGCAGTGACGATCTCGGCGGGCGCGCCCTGGGCGACCACCGCGCCGTCGCGCATGGCGATCAGGTGCGTGCCGTAGCGGGCCGCCTGGTTGAGGTCGTGCAGCACGGCCACCAGGGTGCGCCCCTGCTCGTTGAGGTCGGCCAGCAGCTCCATGAGCTCGATCTGGTGGGCGATGTCGAGGAACGTGGTGGGCTCGTCGAGCAGCAGCAGCGGCGTCTCCTGCGCGAGCGCCATCGCCACCCACGCCCGTTGACGCTGCCCGCCGGAGAGCTCGTCGACCAGGCGGTCCGACAGGTCGGAGACGCCGGTGGCGGCCATCGCGTCCTGGACCGCCGCCTCGTCGGCGGGTGACCACTGCCGGAACAGGCTCTGGTGCGGGTGCCTGCCGCGGGCAACCAGGTCGGATACGGTGATGCCGTCGGGCGCGATCGACGACTGCGGGAGCAGCCCGAGCACCCGGGCGACCTCCTTGGCCCGGTAGTCGGAGATGACCCGTCCGTCGAGCACCACCTGGCCGGCCTTGGGTGCCAGCAGGCGCGACAGGGCCCGCAGGAGCGTCGACTTTCCGCAGGCGTTGGGGCCGACGATCATCGTGAACGACCCGTCGGGGATCTCGACGGACAGGTCGCGCGAGATCACCCGCTTTTCGTACCCGACGGTGATCGCGTCGGCGTGCAGGCGCGGGGCGGCGGCGTCAATACTGAGGTTCATGTGCACTTTCGGGACCGGGACGACTGATCGGGCTAGGTCAGATTAGCCTTACCTAACCCAAGGCACCAGGACGCCCAGTGGACCCGATCACACTACGGTGACCTGCGGCTCGGTCGACTCAGGCGGCGAAGAGCAGGAACAGCCCCGCCCAGGTGTAGCCCACCATCAGCAGCACGCCGGGCAGCTCGTCGGCGATGACCAGGGTGTGCTGCCGACCCGGGGCAGCGCGCAGCGCGCGGTCGTGCGCGGCGAGCACCCCCACCAGGTGCCCGGCGATGATGCACACGACCTGGACGACGGCGACGGTGGTTGGGTCGGGCACGAAGCTCACCTCGGCCGACCCGGCCGCGCCTCCTGGTTGGCTCCACTGCTGCACGAGCAGCAGCAGCCCGCGCTGGCCCTCCACGACCAGCAGCGACGCGTAGTGCGCCAGCGTGTAGCCCGCCGCGATCGGGACGAGCGGGAGCGCGATGTCCGCCCGGCGCGTGGTCCACCTCAGGCTGGCCGCCACCAGCACGCACACGCCGACCAGCCCCGCCGTCGAGACCAGCAAGGGGGCGCCGGTCGACTGCACAAAGCCCGCCCAGAGCGGCGAGCCGGACGCGCTGTCGAAGATCGTCGAGCCCCACCACACCGCGACGAACGCCGTGGTGCCCCGCGGGTGAGCCACGGTGGTCAGGCCGGCCAGCGGCGAGCGCAGGACGTACCGCCCGTCGTCGTCCGTCCCCAAGACGCTGAGGCGTCCGGCGAGCTCGGAGTACATCTCGAACCCGTCGCCGCGTGCGAACCACCGCTCGCCCCGCACCAGGCCGAGGCCGAGCTGGACGACGGCGTATCCGGTCAGCCAGACGCCGAGCAGCCGCGGGTCGGTGCGGTCAGGTGCGACCAGCTCCAGCCACACAAACGCGAGAAGCGCGACGGCGGCGGGCCAGTGTCCGGTCCGCCCGGCGCCGTCGTCGAGGCCCGACCGACGGCCGGACTGGCGGCCCGGCTGGCCGCCGGGCTGGCTGCCGGACCGGCTGCCGGGCCGGCCTGCGGGCCGCCGCAGACCCGTGACCGGCACCCGCAGGATCCGGCACAGGGCGGCGTGGATTGTGCGCAGCGGGTTGAGCCCGCGCCAGACGGGGCCAAACAGGATGCTCACCGGCACCAGGCCTACCCACAGCCAGACGAAGAGCAGGTGCGCCGCGGGGTTGGTCGCGTCGTCGGGCCCGAACAGGGCGTTGCCGACGACGTACACCGCCAGCGCGAGCACGAGCAGCCGGAGCGGAAGCCGCCACCATCGCGAGCGCAGGGCGGCGTCGAGCCCGGCGGGGAGGCGCCAGGTGACCCCCGCGCGCGGGGTCCGCCACAGGACCGTGACCGCGAGGAAGGACAGGACCACCGTCACCGCGCCCGCCTGGAGGACGAGGTCGAACGGCAGCGGGAGGTCCTGCGAGCTACCGACGCCGTGGGCCGCCAGCGGCGCGAACTGGGGCGCGAACTGGGGCGCGCAGTGTGGCGCGAAGTGTGGCGCGAAGTGGAGTGTCACCGGACCGCGAGCTGGAGCAGCAGCGTCTCGGGGTGCGCCTCGACGTCGTAGACCCCGGGGGTATCAGCCAGGACCTCCAGGCAGGCAGGCTCCCCGGGCGCGGCCTCCCCCGCCACGTCGTAGCCGTGAACGTGGATCTCGGCCGGGGCGTCCGCCTCGGCCCGGAGCACCACGGTGGTGCCCAGCGGGACCTCGACCCGGTCCGGAGCCGGCTCGACCTGGCCGTCGACCAGCCGCACGTCGATCTCGACGGGTGGGATGTCGGTGGTGAGGTCGCCGCTGCAACCGGCGACCGCTGGCGCGTCTTCCGAGGATGCCGACTCGGAAGTGGCGTCGGCGGCGGTGGCGCCGTCCGAAGCGGCACCATCCGAAGCGGCACCGTCTGAAGCGGCGCCGCCCGAGGTCGCAGCACCTTCCTCCGCGGACCGGGTGGCGGACGGCGGAGCCGATCCCGCCGGGGAGCCGTCCGCGGCGCAGCCCGCGAGCGCGGCCGCGACCACCGCACCGGTGACCATACCGGTGACAAGGCGGCGGGAGCGGGCAATCTTTCGAGTCATGAGTTCTCGCTCTCGGATTGTGCGAAGCCGGTGTCTTGTACCGGCTTGCTGACTCGCCGTGCCACATCCGGCGAGTCAGTGGACTGGTCGGACCGCGACCCTGACTCGGTGTCCCTGGTACGGCGAGTCAGTGGCGTGGTTCCTTGCACCGGGGCGTGCTCCATCGGCTGGGTGGCGTCCGGCTCGGTGCGGGGCGCTAGGGCGCGCAGGGCTCCCGCGCCGGCTACCGCGGCCGCGACACCCGCGCCTAGCACCAGGGCGACGAGGAATCGTTCGAGCGTGGCCGGGCCGGCGACGGGCAGGACGGCGAAGTGGAAGACGGTGAGGTCGGGCAGGACGAAGACCACGCTCAGGCCAGCACCCGCGCAGACGCCGAGCACTCCCGCGGCGCTGCCACGCAAGGCGGCAATTGCGGCGACCACGACCAGGGGCCAGACGAGCAGCCCGATCCCGGTCGCGTCGAGGAAGGTGCCCCACAGCGGCGCCGACTCCACCGCGAGGGTCGCGCCGATCACGTGCACGAGCGACACCGCGACGGTGACAAGACCGGACACCGCGAGCAGCACGTTCGGCCGCCGTGACCGCCTGGCCAGGACGATCAGCGCCGCCGCGATCCCGGCCGCGAGCGCCCACCAGCCCAGGGCGTTCGGCGGCGGCTCGGCGACGAACTCGCCGTCGACCGTCACGGGCACCGTGCCCACCGTCATGGGCACCGACCACGTGCCCGTCGTCGCCTCCCCGAGGTCCCGCTCCAGGGTCGTGGCGCGGCCGTCGATCCAGGTGACGGACTCGCCGTCCGGCACGGACAGCGGACGGTCCTGCCCGCCGCCGGCCGGGATCTCGACGGTTGATCCGGTGTTGTTGCGCACCAGCAGGCGCGCGCCGTCCTCGATCGCACTGACGGTCAGCCCGGGAACCTGCGGCGTCACTGCGACGACGGCGCCGCGCACCTCCGTCGGGCTCAGACCCCCGGCGTGCGCCGACGCCGGGGCAGCCGCGGGCAGCGTCGTGACCACGGTAAGCACCAGAGCCAGGACGACGGCGCGCACCCCCCGGCGCACAACGCTCACTGCCACACCGCTCACTGCGCTGCCGGTGCCTGCGCGGCCGCCGGAACGGACCCGACCTGGAGCCGGCGCACGACGTACGCGGTGCCGGCGCCGGTGAGGCCTACGAGCGACACGAGCCCGCTGATCATGTGCAGGTTCCAGTAGGTTCCGCCTTCTGTGACCGTGCTGACGCCGAGCACCGCGCTCCACACCACGATCGGGGCGACAAAGCCGAGCACTACCCAGCGGGCGTCAGGGGCGAGACGCCGGAAACCGGGCGTCAGGATCCGCGCCGCCAGCTCGACGACGGCGGTCACCACGGTGACGGTGACCGGCAGCCAGGCGTCGGCGGGGTCACCGAGGACCAGGCACATGACAAAAGCGGGGGCCGCCACCAGCGCCGTCGGCGCCCCGAGCGGCAGGTCCCAGCGCCGGGAGAGGATCAAGATGGGGACCAGCAGCAGCACGGTGCTGCCGACGTAGGCGTGGAACATCAGGGCATCCTCGGAGATCGGCCACCACGGTCCGGGACCGGTGCCGAGCATCGGCTCCGCCAGCGCGGACGCGTGCAGTGTGTAGATCTGCACGGGGATCACTGCCAGCACCGCCGAGGCGACCACCGCCACCGCGTCGGCGCCGCGCAGGTGCCGCACGGAGGGGGCCGACGACGCCGAGAGCATCAGCGCCGGCCCGGAGGCCACCAGGACCATGCCCGCGATGATGAAGTAGTGGCTGGGGCTGAAGAAGATCTCCAGGCCCCTCTCGATGCCGAACAGGTTGTGCCAGAGCGTGTCGATGCCGCCGCCGACCAGCAGCAGACCCATCCCGATACCCGGCAGCCGCAAGGCGCTGGGGGTCTCGCGCAGGAGGCTGCGGTAGGTCACGACCTGCGGCAGCCGGGAGCGCAGCAGCCAGAGCAGGGTGAGACCACAGGCCGCGATGCCGGAGTACATCACCGCGTGCCACGGCGTCCAGAACGTCTCCAGGTCGGGAATCGTGGAGTGGGCGAAGGCGTCGAGCTGCAGCCCGGCCACCAGCCACAGGCTTGCCCCGAGGAGGGTCCAGCGCTCGCGCGCGGTGAACTGTGCCGGAGCAGCGGCCGCGGTGCTTGCCGGGATGTTGGCCGGGGTGTTGGCCGGATCAGGGTCGGTGCCGGGCGGCGTGTCGGCGTTCCGGGCGGTCGGCCGGGAAGTGGACCGGGGTGTGGACATCGAGGTGGCTCCCTCTCAGGTTGTCCTGGTGGTCGGTAGGTGGTCACCAGAAACGTATGAAGGGAAGCCCTGCACCCGCGTCCCTCGGAAGAGCCATCCACCCCCTACCCGAGGACCATCTTTCACCCGGTGCGCGGCACTCGAGAGGCGCGTCTGAGAACCGCTCCTGAAATCCAGTGGAGCCGCGTCGCAGCACGCGGCTACCGTGCTGCCGAGCCAAGTCGTCGAACCTGTCGCCGAGCCAAGGACGTGCCGTTGTACACCCTGTGAGACCTCCCGAGCGCTGATCTGTCGCGCGTCGCACCCGTGCGCCGCGCTCCTTCTTGCTGCGGACTTCTCACCGAAACAGGTGTACTCCTGTGCTCAAAAATTGGATGGTCGTACCCACTCGCCTGCCGCTCATCTGCCGCCGTTGCCACGTCTGCGCCTCCGAGCGCTTCCGGGCAAGCGGCAAGTTTCGCGTCAACGCGAACCACAAGCTCATCGACGCCTGGCTCCTCGCGCACTGTGCAGTTTGCGAGGAGACAGCAAAGCTCACGGTCCTGGAACGCGTAGGCGTGCGCTCCATCAGGCCGGAGCTGCTGGACCAGCTGCACAACAACGATCCCGGCCTGATAGTTCAGGTGCTCCAGGATCCGGCTGTGCAGCACCGCAACCGCATCACCCTCGACTGGGACGACGCCTGGCACCTCGACACGGGCGCAGACAACAGCCGAGGAACCAACCGAGATACCGACGGACCGGACCGCCCCGACCACGAGGTCATCGACGTCTCGGTCCGGTTCGGGGCGCGAATCCCCGTCCGGCCGGTGCGACTGATCGCTGAAGGGTGCGGTCTTTCGCGGGGCGAGGTCGAGCGGCTGCTCACTCAGGGCAAACTCATCTCGGTGGACCGGCTGAGCGGCAGACGCTCCAGCGACTTCAGCTTCACGCTCAAGCGCTGAGCACTCCCTCAGGACCACGGGCCTGTCCGGCGCAACACGCCGGGCAGGCCCGTGGGCCGCCCTGGGCCGTCAGCACCCGGTGCGGCTAGCACCCGGTGCAGCTAGCACCCCGTGTCGCAACCGCCCGGAGCCGCTACCGCCCTGGAACCACGAGGCCGTTCTCGTACCCGAACACGACCGCCTGCACCCGGTCGCGCAGGCTGAGCTTCTGCAGCACGCGGCTGACGTGCGACTTGACGGTCTGCTCACTGATCACGAGCGAATCGGCGATCTCGCGGTTGGACAGCCCGCGACTGATCAGCGCGAGCACCTCCCGCTCACGCTCGGTGAGCTTCCGCAGCAGAGGGTGCGTCGCCGGATCGCGTGGCGCGGCCTCGACGAACCGTTCGATCAGGCGCTGGGTGATGCCCGGGGCGAGCAACGCGTCGCCGGCCGCGACGGTCCGGACCGCCGCCGCGAGCTCGTCGGGGCCGGAGTCCTTGAGCAGGAACCCGCTGGCGCCAGCTCGCAGCGCCGCGTACACGTAGTGGTCGGCGTCGAAGGTGGTCAGCATCATCACCCGCGGGCGGACCGGCAGGCCCTTGGCCGGGTCAAGCATCTCGCGGGTGGCGGCGAGGCCGTCGAGCACGGGCATCCGCACGTCCATCAGGACAACGTCGGGCCGCAGCTCGCGCGCCTGCTGCAGCGCGGCGCGGCCGTCGGCGGCGTCACCGGCGACGGTGATGTCGTC is drawn from Promicromonospora sp. Populi and contains these coding sequences:
- a CDS encoding ABC transporter transmembrane domain-containing protein; the protein is MSRRSLPVWLQAPAEPVRTRKIRFDERTTPVRFTLRVMAGALRYTAPSALLSITHQLGEALVPVLMGIAIERAVSTGDVAQLLLWVGLLAADFAMLSFSWRFGSRLGTLGALAVQHELRSMVSTHLLTRQGARGVSAAPGVALSLATSDVNRLASAVIIGVYPVGQLAAVVFGGTVLLVISWPLGLAVLLGAPVVLWLTDRTGGSLRRRSGDEQGAAATAAGEAADLMSGYRVLKGFHAEDEAARRYRSASRSALASTLRARRAAGLFVGTMDLATGLFVTAITVAAGILALRGAFGIVELVTIVGLTQFLLEPLQGLARNAGTLWASANASAARLLDLLRESDDAASSAAVQGSDDGGRPGAVVVPLAGEVRDGELVAIAAEARAARTVLDLIRAGHPDALVVPHEAHLFAGSVRENVALSGVPDDRVDAALAAAGCDELAEILPQGWATPVGEGGAALSGGQRQRVALARALAQDAPLLVLHDPTTAVDAVTEAAIADRLRSLRAGRRTVVVTRSPALLQAADRVVTITGEDLGEDLGDDSGENTNTGESA
- a CDS encoding response regulator; its protein translation is MTDGAIKVLVVDDQPMIRMGIRAILDSHDDITVAGDAADGRAALQQARELRPDVVLMDVRMPVLDGLAATREMLDPAKGLPVRPRVMMLTTFDADHYVYAALRAGASGFLLKDSGPDELAAAVRTVAAGDALLAPGITQRLIERFVEAAPRDPATHPLLRKLTEREREVLALISRGLSNREIADSLVISEQTVKSHVSRVLQKLSLRDRVQAVVFGYENGLVVPGR
- a CDS encoding DUF1062 domain-containing protein; the protein is MVVPTRLPLICRRCHVCASERFRASGKFRVNANHKLIDAWLLAHCAVCEETAKLTVLERVGVRSIRPELLDQLHNNDPGLIVQVLQDPAVQHRNRITLDWDDAWHLDTGADNSRGTNRDTDGPDRPDHEVIDVSVRFGARIPVRPVRLIAEGCGLSRGEVERLLTQGKLISVDRLSGRRSSDFSFTLKR
- a CDS encoding ABC transporter ATP-binding protein, whose amino-acid sequence is MNLSIDAAAPRLHADAITVGYEKRVISRDLSVEIPDGSFTMIVGPNACGKSTLLRALSRLLAPKAGQVVLDGRVISDYRAKEVARVLGLLPQSSIAPDGITVSDLVARGRHPHQSLFRQWSPADEAAVQDAMAATGVSDLSDRLVDELSGGQRQRAWVAMALAQETPLLLLDEPTTFLDIAHQIELMELLADLNEQGRTLVAVLHDLNQAARYGTHLIAMRDGAVVAQGAPAEIVTAELVEEVFELPCVVVPDPVTGTPSITPIGRARERGPRPAHPQDGQQSSPAR